A region of the Primulina eburnea isolate SZY01 chromosome 7, ASM2296580v1, whole genome shotgun sequence genome:
AGTCATCCATCCACTTGCAATGTGTATTCTCCTTCTGTGTTGTGGACTTCAACTGAACTGATGGCCTTTTGTTGGCAGCATGTTGAATCTTCTTCTGGTCAAGAAAAACTATCTCTTTCTGCTTCTCATCTTCGTCGTCTGAGAGGGTAACAACTTCGACTCTGTACTTCGTTGTTACACTTTCATCGGAAGCTGCTTTGTATGTCACTGACATTGTGTGCCTGTTGACAATAGCTTTCAGAAACTAAGAACACTCACTGGATTTACAACGTAAAAAGAAAGCAACATGGTATTTAAGGAGTGGAAAAGTAAACTAACCATTAAATATAGTTACCAACCCAACTATAAATGCAGGTCATTCCAAAGGGAAATTGTAATACAATGATGTGATATACCAATATAGGTCAACACCTACTCAAATTAGGAAAAATCATGAtcacaaagttaaaaaaaaggaaaaacaaGTTTTTCAACAAGTAGCATATTATATTGTCAACTGaataataaaacataaaaaaactGGGCACTTTATACAGTACACTTTGCACAGCGTGTACCACCTTGTTGAAACTTCAAGTAACAGAGAAATTCAGTGTACTGCTTTTTTAATACAACAAGAATAAATATAAACATTGTGCCAATATTATATCCTAGTTTTATTGTTATGCACATGcaaatgaaaataaattattaaattaatacaaTATTGAAATATTGAGAAACATACCTTACTGTTGAGTGATTCCTGTACATATAGACATTGTTGCACTATTATTTGATGTTAGTTTCATAGTCATATAAGTTGGAAGAATGCATgaatcacacaaatttttaatgAACAATCAGTAATAGATTGAATAAAACACTTGCACACAGTGCATTAATAAGGAACTTACGGAAAATACATGGCAAATATGGTTCAACGATGTAGTGTTTCATTTTTATAAGCATACGTAGACAACATATATCACATTCTAACGACAAAGATTATGATGAGTAGAAAAATGACACAGATCAACGCGCAAAGGAATCCAAAACATCAACAAGCTTGTTCACGTCCATAAGTTGTGCTCTTCATTGTCTCACTGGGTAAATATTCTCTTGCGGATGACTGTCACATACTGTTTCGTCAAATTTATTTGTAGAATACGGATGACCTTGGTTTGAAGGAGAATCATATGGGCTACATGGTGTTGTGCATACAACACCTTCTATTACTACTAGAACATGAATGATCTTCAAAAGCATTTGAGTTGCTTTCAATGTTAAACGATTGTTTAGCGGTCGATGTTGCATTTCTGCCAGGGTACTCATTGTACCAAAACAATCTCTTCTCATGTTTTAGTCCCATAGGACATATGTAGTATTGTTGACCAGGATGGGTTGAGTAGTTACCAGCCGTCCTTAAAACCATGGTCTCGTTCCCACACTCACATTGTGGTGGCATTTTCGATTCCATGACACCTACGCAAAAACAAAGAATTGTGTTTGGCATTTTATGTCCTCGGAAATTACAAACGGAGTAGTTCAATTGTTGTGTTACAGCAAAATTACAAACAATGATACACGAGAATCATGTTATAACAATTTATACTATCTTAAATAACACTTTGCACGTGAAATATGAATTCTATAAAGCAAACTTCTCCAATCACTTTTAACTACTGTATATACTTCAAAATCaaaatgcatatacataaaacaATTATTATTGTTTTAGCTTAACTTTTTGACATAGTATTCTAACGAAAGTACACGGATAAGACTTATGCAGACGACATCTTACTAACAAAATTCCTCGTTTATCTTcatatgtgttcttcaaatgcGTTTGCACGACAAGTCGACAAGTTCGAAATGAAACTTTCAGTTGTTCTATACACGAATAATAAAACTTGATATTATTACTGCAACAAATTGTTTGCCATAGAAGTGAAAACAACCACTTGTACCCAGTGAAATTTAACAAATGTATCAACATGGAAGGAGATTATAGTCAACCACTATGATATTTTAATGAATTTGTATAAAATTGTGTACTGCATTCGAAATACGGAAATTTATGCAGATCATAGGTTAATCAAAAAAACTTATTCCTACCTTCCAATTTTTTCTGCAAATGAGTTTGTACAACAGCTtccaaacaaatttataatttcgttgctgtcaaaaattattaaatcaGAAGTTTGTAACAAAAAAATGACTTACAAAAACCATACATATTTCACAAATTGCAACCGGCCATCTTCAGATCTATAAACTTGTGTGTTCTGTgtaaaacatataaaaaaacCAAATCGCGTTAATTGCATATATGAAAAATACTCATACCCAAGCAGAATCGGAAGTCCGCGTTTAATAGTGCTTCGTGCATTCACCATTCATTTTCTTTGAAGCACCGTAGAAGAAGAAAAATCGCTGACGACCTCATCTTCAAGGGAAGACTTTGAACAAGATATTTTCTACCCTCTGTCAAAATGAATAGAGTATGTAATTTTGTAATTTCGATTGTGGGATAGGGATTGACTATTGAAGGCTATTGTGGGCATTTTTGACAAACAAAAAGTTATCCAAAGTAATAAAAATTCTACCATAcacaaaataattaatcaaacaaTATTTACATCATTCTTTATCAActatatatcaatcaaattacTATTCATTTAGTTATATTATCACATATATCAAAGGAGCCTTAACGATTGGGCCCAAATTTTCTCCAAAATTATACCTACATGTTCCCCAAACTACCCTTATACTTGGTCAGAAGTCAACTTTCACGAAAACGAGCCCTGTCGAGGCTGCAAACCCAATTCTGTCATTTACGCTGACCAATTTCGTAATCACTGTTTCACCCCCACCACTCAGCATAGTTCCAACCCACCCTGCGCACGTTAGCTATATCCGCAATCATTACTCCTAACCAGACCATCAGCCATGCATTTAAACCCCACAAAGCAACGCACCCACTGCTTAACCTACGCCACTCCCCTCCGGCACAGTCAACTGTCACTGAATCGATCTGTGAATTCGGCTACAGCTCGTAATCCACCTATTCATACACCGTTCTGTATCTATTGTTGTATATGCTCGCACATGTACTAAGTACGGCATTCTCATTTTGCGCTGCGCCTGCAATTGTTTCACTCGGAACCTTATGCAATATCTGGTCCGAAGATTCAGAATTGTCGCTCGATCGATCTCCGATCGGGTGAGAAATTCGTTTCTGGAGCACGCATTTTCTGGAGCTGACATGCTGTGGTTCGCGAGATTGGTGCGTATGTCGTCGCATTGTCAATTATGAGCTGGTTTCTTCACTTTTGATTCGTGATGAGCATGAATCCTCTTTGCTGCATTGCTCCCGTATCAGTTGAGAAGGATCGAGCTGGGGTGAGGCCTCAAACCCTAAGTCAAGAGCTGGTATCCGATGATATTGTTGTTTATGATAGTAGCAACAATGCGAGTGTCAATCCGTTGAGGTACAGCTCGAGGCGGAATTTGTCGATCGGAACTGATGTTCTGGCGGCGGTTGGCGGTGGCGGAGGAGGGGATTTGGCCAAGGAAAGATGCGATGAGAATGTTGAAACGAAGAGTTGTGTCGGGGTTTTGTATAAATGGGTGAATTACGGGAAAGGTTGGAGGGCTAGGTGGTTTGCGTTGGAAGATGGTGTTCTGTCGTATTACAAAGTCCATGGCCCGGATAAAATCGTGGTCGGTAATGGAAGAGAGAATGGTGTAAAATTGATTGGTGCGGAGAGTTTCAGGTACATTAGGAAGTGTAATCTTGGAGGTGGGAGTGGTAATGGACATTCGGGAAATGGGTTTGGGTCAGGGAAGCAGTGGAAGCCATTCGGGGAAGTACACCTGAAGGTCTGTTGATTTCTTCTGTTTGGATTTATTGTGACTTTTGGTTTTCTTGTTAGTTTCTCAGTGTTGATTAATGATATGTGGTTTTGATTTGTGATTTATGATTTGTGGTGCATTTGTGTTTTAATAATGAAATGGTGTATAAAAGGCAATGAACCAGTTGATGGACTGTGGAAAAGCGAAAACTTATTTTATGACACtgcattaaaaaatttaaagtgCCAATTTACAGAAGTTATGTGCTAGAAGTAGTCACGAGGAATTTTGGAGTTGCACTGCGGTTGCAATTCGTGGTCTCCGTCGACTGTGCGTGCGACAGAAGTTTTTATATCTGGTCTCTTACTGTTTTGGACTATGTGGTTCTTACCGGTTAGTGGCTGGTGTATGAGCGTAAACGTGAAACTGAAGTTAAAAAAAAAGCGTTTGAAGTTGCTAGGACTCAATTTTGAATCTGTTGTAAACCTTATAAGTTCATATTTTAGCTTGATGATTCCATAAACTAACACTAACCAACATCTCGAGCAGGTTTCTTCAATTCGGGCCAGCAAGTCAGATGACAAAAGGCTTTCCATATTCTCAGGGACAAGAACTCTTCATCTGCGATGTGAATCAAAAGAAGACAGAGCCTCATGGATTGAAGCACTTCTGGTTGCTAAAGATAAATTCCCTAGACTATTGACAAGTAATGACCTAGCAAGTTCTGAAGAATTCATTGTTTCAACAGATAAGCTGCGGGCACGGTTAATGCAGGATGGCATTAGTGAGACAGTAGTTAAAGATTGCGAGTCTATAATGCTGGGTGAGCTTTCTGAGATTCAGAATCAGTTAAGGACCCTTCAACTCAAACATATTTTGCTGCTGGATACTTTGAGGCGACTGGAGGTGTATACTTTATCCTGAGATTCTGGATTCATTTTCTGAGAAATTGTTTTTCCAATTTCATCTAGAAATGGTTATTGAATATATCAACTATTAGACTTTATATTACTCTAATGGGACACATTATGGATTTGGAATTTTAGTATTAATTGATTTTTTGTAGAGCTGAAATGCCTATTTATTTTTTGGTTGTTAAAAATCCGTGCATACATCTCTTGAAAATTATACTGTGCCATTCTAGAGACCATTTAAGGAGCTCGGTATCTCTTATTTTGTTCTGTAGACAGAGAAAATTGAATTGGAAACAACTGTTGTTGATGAGACGAAGGGACGAGATTCTTGCAGCGGACAAGGGAATAGAAGGTTCAGTGGTCAGTTGAGTTTTTATTCTATCAAGATTGTTTGGTTGAGTTGGAATGACTACGACATGATTTGTCATGCCAAATTTGTTCTGGAAAGTACCATCCACTAATTATTGTTACATTTGACTTTTGCAGATTTCTATTCGGTTTTGTCAGAGGGCAGCGCAAGTGACTCAGATGCTGATATTGAAAGTAGATATGGAggagatgttgaaacagatgaAGATGAAGGAATTTTTTTTGACACAAATGACTTTCTGTCTGCAGAGTCTCTAAGAAGTGCTTCATACCGAGGTAGAGAGAATTCAGTTTATGCTTGCGAAACAGACTTTTACTTTTCTGGTCGTTTAAGAGAAGTTGGAATGGGAACAAAGGAAATTGAATTTCCATACGTCAGGAGAAGGGATAATTTACCGGAACCGAAAGAGAAAGAGAAGCCAGTTGGGTTATGGTCAATAATTAAGGATAACATCGGCAAGGATTTGTCAGGTGTTTGCCTTCCTGTTTACTTCAATGAGCCTCTATCCTCGTTGCAAAaatgctttgaagatttggagcaTTCATATCTTGTTGACCGGGCACTGGAATGGGGAAAACAGGTTAGATCTGCTCATACGTTTTTGGTGAAGGAGTttccttgcatgattatttACAAAGCAATGTATTTTAAGATATGGCCTGAATGTGTATTAGTTTTGAAACCCAATATTTATTTCGTACTGCTATTGGTTTGTCAACTTTATGTATGattgtattttttttccttctgcAGGGAAATGATTTGATGAGAATTTTAAATGTAGCAGCTTTTGCAGTGTCGGGCTATGCCTCAACTGAAGGCAGGCAGTGCAAACCTTTCAATCCTCTCCTTGGCGAAACATATGAGGCTGACTATCCTGATAAGGGCTTAAAATTCTTCTCTGAAAAGGTTGTCCCTGCTTCCAACAAAAACTTCCTCTAATCAGTGATTGTTCTATTATTTAACACAGTCATTGTTGGGTTTTTATGCCTGTTTTGGTTGCCATAATCAAGTTTAAATGTTGAATGGAGAGAAGGTGCTGCTCTCCAGCTGTTCCATTGTGATAACAGATTATAACAATCTATGTTTAAGAAAGTCTTGTCAATTGCATCGCGTGCTGTGTTTCAGGTGAGTCATCATCCAATGATTGTGGCTTGTCATTGCGAAGGCCAAGGTTGGAAGTTTTGGGGAGATTCTAATCTTAAAGGAAGGTTCTGGGGTCGTTCCATCCAGCTTGATCCTGTGGGAACATTGACGCTGCAGTTTGAAGATGGTGAGACATTTCAGTGGAGCAAAGTCACTACTTCTATTTACAACATCATAATTGGTAAAATCTATTGTGATCACTATGGCACCATGCGCATCAAAGGCAGTGGAAATTATTCTTGCAAGCTTAAATTCAAGGAGCAGTCTATCATAGACCGAAATCCACAtcaggtaactatttctaacgTCAAGCACAAAGAAATGAAGTTCGTGTTCAGGCCAATCCCCCCACTTTGCATTCCCCTTTTACTATCCCCTTTTACATCAAAATATAAAGGCAAGGGTAGGCACTCTTTAATTGGGAATGACTCCCTTTATTTTTTGTTCTATCCAAACATGTAACCAAGCACATCAAATCAGGAGTAGAAAAGCTGTGTCATCCCGTGCCTGCTCACTTCCCAGATGTATACTTGCATTGTATTTGCCCTAAATCATCGAGAACTTATGTTTGGATAATTTCTTACTCCACTGTCTTTTTCTGGTTAATGCTACACTGATTTGTAAACCAATTTATCGAGCAGGTTCATGGTTTTGTGCAAGACAATAGGACCGGAGAGAAGGTTGCCATATTGCTGGGTAAGTGGGATGAAGCAATGTATTATGTGATGGGAGATCCAAGTACCAAGCCAAAGGGTTATGATCCAATGACTGAAACAGTGTTGCTATGGGAAAGGGATAAATCTATTACCAAAACAAGATACAATCTCACACCGTTTGCGATATCTTTGAATGAATTGACACGGGGTTTACGGGAGTTGCTGCCGCCAACAGACTCGAGGTTGAGACCCGACCAAAGACATTTAGAGAATGGGGAATATGAGCTTGCAAATGCAGAGAAGCTTAGACTTGAACAATTGCAGAGACAGGTGCATGCTTAGATACCAAGATAGATCAATATACAGTCCCATTGATTTTGTGGCATTTTTGGAGATCCAAGTTCCAACCCATTCATTTTAtctcaaattaaaattaaattctcaTGATTTTTTCGTGTAGGCGAGGAAGATGCAAGACAGAGGCTGGCAACCAAAATGGTTCACGAGGGACGAAGATGGTTGTTATTGCTATGTGGGTGGATACTGGGAAGCGAGGGAAGCCCATAATTGGGATGGTATCCCTGATATATTCCGGCAGCCCTGTGATCTCCCTGTTTGTGTAACAGAAGAGTGAAGTTATTGAAGAGCTCATTCAAGAGCACATGCCAGGCGTCAGAATTTGTTTGTACGTCCAGTAATTTAATTTCATCTATCGCACAACGGATGGGTTGGAACTAAGGACATGTACCTTGTACAATGTTCTTCCCTTGTGAAATCAATGAATCCATATAAAGAAAATCTTATTTCTAAATTATGAGCCAGAATTGATGGTTTTAAAGTGACAATTTATATGTGGATGAATAATACTA
Encoded here:
- the LOC140837111 gene encoding uncharacterized protein, producing the protein MYRNHSTVRHTMSVTYKAASDESVTTKYRVEVVTLSDDEDEKQKEIVFLDQKKIQHAANKRPSVQLKSTTQKENTHCKWMDDYNIAMKLPINTSRKRCVKNPAANSSKRLVIRNDTTPYIVLDSSDEEKDAR
- the LOC140837113 gene encoding oxysterol-binding protein-related protein 1D-like isoform X1 yields the protein MSMNPLCCIAPVSVEKDRAGVRPQTLSQELVSDDIVVYDSSNNASVNPLRYSSRRNLSIGTDVLAAVGGGGGGDLAKERCDENVETKSCVGVLYKWVNYGKGWRARWFALEDGVLSYYKVHGPDKIVVGNGRENGVKLIGAESFRYIRKCNLGGGSGNGHSGNGFGSGKQWKPFGEVHLKVSSIRASKSDDKRLSIFSGTRTLHLRCESKEDRASWIEALLVAKDKFPRLLTSNDLASSEEFIVSTDKLRARLMQDGISETVVKDCESIMLGELSEIQNQLRTLQLKHILLLDTLRRLETEKIELETTVVDETKGRDSCSGQGNRRFSDFYSVLSEGSASDSDADIESRYGGDVETDEDEGIFFDTNDFLSAESLRSASYRGRENSVYACETDFYFSGRLREVGMGTKEIEFPYVRRRDNLPEPKEKEKPVGLWSIIKDNIGKDLSGVCLPVYFNEPLSSLQKCFEDLEHSYLVDRALEWGKQGNDLMRILNVAAFAVSGYASTEGRQCKPFNPLLGETYEADYPDKGLKFFSEKVSHHPMIVACHCEGQGWKFWGDSNLKGRFWGRSIQLDPVGTLTLQFEDGETFQWSKVTTSIYNIIIGKIYCDHYGTMRIKGSGNYSCKLKFKEQSIIDRNPHQVHGFVQDNRTGEKVAILLGKWDEAMYYVMGDPSTKPKGYDPMTETVLLWERDKSITKTRYNLTPFAISLNELTRGLRELLPPTDSRLRPDQRHLENGEYELANAEKLRLEQLQRQARKMQDRGWQPKWFTRDEDGCYCYVGGYWEAREAHNWDGIPDIFRQPCDLPVCVTEE
- the LOC140837113 gene encoding oxysterol-binding protein-related protein 1D-like isoform X2; its protein translation is MQDGISETVVKDCESIMLGELSEIQNQLRTLQLKHILLLDTLRRLETEKIELETTVVDETKGRDSCSGQGNRRFSDFYSVLSEGSASDSDADIESRYGGDVETDEDEGIFFDTNDFLSAESLRSASYRGRENSVYACETDFYFSGRLREVGMGTKEIEFPYVRRRDNLPEPKEKEKPVGLWSIIKDNIGKDLSGVCLPVYFNEPLSSLQKCFEDLEHSYLVDRALEWGKQGNDLMRILNVAAFAVSGYASTEGRQCKPFNPLLGETYEADYPDKGLKFFSEKVSHHPMIVACHCEGQGWKFWGDSNLKGRFWGRSIQLDPVGTLTLQFEDGETFQWSKVTTSIYNIIIGKIYCDHYGTMRIKGSGNYSCKLKFKEQSIIDRNPHQVHGFVQDNRTGEKVAILLGKWDEAMYYVMGDPSTKPKGYDPMTETVLLWERDKSITKTRYNLTPFAISLNELTRGLRELLPPTDSRLRPDQRHLENGEYELANAEKLRLEQLQRQARKMQDRGWQPKWFTRDEDGCYCYVGGYWEAREAHNWDGIPDIFRQPCDLPVCVTEE